A single region of the Coprobacter tertius genome encodes:
- the eno gene encoding phosphopyruvate hydratase → MKIEKIWAREILDSRGNPTVEVEVTLESGIIGRASVPSGASTGEHEALELRDGDKKRYGGKGVLKAVENVNKKIAPAIVGMPAIDQRGIDTAMLKLDGTKTKSNLGANAILGVSLAVAKAAAEYLDIPLYRYIGGVNTYVMPVPMMNIINGGSHSDAPIAFQEFMIRPVGASSFREGLRMGAEVFHALKKVLHDRGLSTAVGDEGGFAPVLDGTEDALNSIIAAIKAAGYVPGKDVMIGMDCASSEFYKNGVYDYTIFEGDKGVKRTADEQIDYLEKLIDTYPIDSIEDGMSENDWEGWKKLTERIGNRCQLVGDDLFVTNVEFLSKGIKEGCANSILIKVNQIGSLSETLDAIEMAHRNGYTTVTSHRSGETEDATIADIAVATNSGQIKTGSLSRSDRMAKYNQLLRIEEQLGDLAVYGYKRIK, encoded by the coding sequence ATGAAAATAGAGAAAATATGGGCTCGGGAAATACTTGACTCCCGGGGAAATCCCACAGTAGAAGTAGAAGTTACGTTAGAGTCGGGAATTATCGGACGAGCATCTGTTCCTTCTGGTGCTTCTACCGGTGAACATGAAGCCCTCGAGTTGCGAGATGGGGATAAAAAACGTTACGGAGGTAAAGGTGTTTTAAAAGCAGTAGAGAATGTAAATAAAAAAATCGCTCCGGCAATTGTGGGTATGCCTGCAATCGATCAGAGAGGAATCGATACGGCTATGTTGAAACTCGATGGAACGAAAACCAAATCGAATCTCGGTGCTAACGCTATTTTGGGTGTTTCTTTGGCGGTTGCGAAAGCTGCTGCTGAATATCTCGATATTCCATTGTACCGTTACATTGGTGGTGTGAATACTTATGTAATGCCTGTACCTATGATGAATATTATCAACGGTGGTTCGCACAGCGATGCCCCTATTGCCTTTCAGGAATTTATGATACGTCCGGTCGGGGCTTCTTCTTTCCGCGAAGGGTTGCGTATGGGGGCAGAAGTATTCCATGCCTTGAAAAAAGTGCTTCACGATCGTGGTTTGAGTACGGCTGTGGGTGATGAAGGAGGATTTGCTCCGGTTCTCGACGGAACCGAAGATGCTCTCAACAGTATTATCGCTGCGATAAAAGCAGCCGGTTATGTTCCCGGGAAAGATGTAATGATCGGAATGGACTGCGCTTCTTCTGAATTCTATAAGAACGGAGTATATGATTATACGATTTTCGAAGGTGATAAAGGGGTGAAACGTACAGCAGACGAACAGATCGATTATCTCGAAAAATTAATCGATACTTATCCGATCGATTCTATTGAAGACGGTATGAGTGAAAATGATTGGGAAGGTTGGAAAAAACTTACCGAACGTATTGGAAACCGTTGTCAATTGGTTGGAGATGACCTATTTGTTACCAATGTCGAATTTTTATCGAAAGGGATCAAAGAAGGCTGTGCCAATTCTATCTTGATTAAGGTAAACCAGATCGGTTCTTTGAGTGAAACACTCGACGCTATCGAGATGGCTCATCGTAACGGATATACGACCGTTACTTCTCATCGCTCGGGTGAAACCGAGGATGCGACGATTGCCGATATTGCCGTAGCAACCAACAGCGGACAAATTAAAACAGGTTCTTTAAGCCGTTCTGACCGTATGGCAAAATATAATCAGTTGCTGCGTATAGAGGAACAGCTCGGCGATCTGGCCGTATATGGCTATAAAAGGATAAAATAA
- a CDS encoding RsmD family RNA methyltransferase yields the protein MRIISGKYGKRRFDVPTNIKARPTTDFARENLFNVLGNLIDFEGKTALDLFAGTGAVSFELCSRGCSRVVCVEHYGVQYNFIRKVQQLLGDKSLLPVKGDVFKFISSCRDKFDFIFADPPYDLPQLEKIPEMILKSELLKPDGLLVVEHSRKNDFSSLPEFIQHREYGSVNFSFFRVKEEAR from the coding sequence ATGCGTATTATCAGCGGTAAATACGGAAAGCGGCGTTTCGATGTGCCTACCAACATAAAGGCGCGGCCGACAACCGATTTTGCCCGGGAAAACCTTTTTAATGTTCTGGGAAATCTCATCGATTTCGAAGGAAAAACCGCACTCGATCTGTTTGCCGGTACGGGTGCTGTCAGTTTCGAATTATGTTCGCGCGGGTGTAGCCGGGTCGTATGCGTAGAACATTACGGAGTACAATACAATTTTATCCGGAAAGTACAGCAATTACTGGGCGATAAATCATTACTTCCGGTAAAAGGAGACGTATTTAAATTTATTTCCTCTTGCCGAGACAAATTCGATTTTATTTTCGCCGATCCTCCTTACGATTTGCCTCAGTTAGAGAAAATACCCGAAATGATTTTAAAATCGGAATTATTGAAGCCCGACGGATTACTCGTCGTAGAACATTCGCGTAAAAACGACTTTTCATCTCTTCCCGAATTTATACAACACCGGGAATACGGCAGTGTAAACTTCAGCTTTTTCAGAGTAAAAGAGGAGGCTCGGTAA
- a CDS encoding peroxiredoxin, giving the protein MRSLIGRKAPDFNSTAIINGHEFVNNFTLSQFKGKKYVILFFYPMDFTFVCPTELHAFQEKLFDFEKLNVQLIGCSVDSEYSHFAWLQQPKNKGGIQGVTYPIVSDFSKSISESYGVLAGKYAPDENGNWKCEGAPVAYRGLFLIDKEGIVRHCVINDLPLGRNVDEALRMVEALQHFEEYGEVCPANWSKGKEAMKATEEGVANYLEKH; this is encoded by the coding sequence ATGAGATCTTTAATTGGAAGAAAGGCCCCTGATTTTAACAGTACGGCAATCATAAACGGACATGAGTTTGTAAATAATTTTACACTGAGCCAGTTTAAAGGGAAAAAATATGTAATATTGTTCTTTTATCCGATGGATTTTACATTTGTATGTCCTACCGAATTACATGCTTTTCAAGAAAAGCTGTTTGACTTTGAAAAATTGAATGTGCAATTGATCGGTTGTTCGGTCGATTCGGAATATTCTCATTTCGCATGGCTGCAACAGCCTAAAAATAAAGGGGGAATACAGGGTGTTACTTATCCTATCGTTTCTGATTTCTCTAAATCTATTTCAGAAAGTTATGGCGTTTTAGCCGGTAAATATGCTCCGGATGAAAATGGAAATTGGAAGTGTGAAGGGGCTCCGGTGGCTTATCGAGGATTATTCCTCATCGATAAAGAGGGAATTGTACGGCATTGCGTGATCAATGATTTACCGTTGGGACGTAATGTAGATGAGGCATTACGTATGGTTGAGGCTTTACAGCATTTTGAAGAATATGGAGAAGTTTGCCCTGCTAACTGGAGTAAAGGTAAAGAAGCTATGAAGGCAACCGAAGAAGGTGTAGCCAATTATCTGGAAAAACATTAA
- a CDS encoding DUF3822 family protein has translation MTERFNLETEKTGQYILLIRIEPEGFCFAAYNPAVNGSFTSYRIPVNKNEDLLKVLEEAVYEDPVLLCPFQKIYILLQTERFTFVPQILETEGETEPYYHYCHTEKEENILENRLEKNGIYNLFGIDKDLYAFLQRTFDNPMILHHLSPLCEYFYTKSRLGNNGKMYVNLQKKQIDILCFNKKGLLLANTFPYEHINDGAYHILNVWQQIGLDQMRDEVQLAGESEPKKMITHILQEYISYVIPSVFPAQLFKMGKGTMGVPFDMIITPLSGL, from the coding sequence ATGACAGAACGTTTTAATCTTGAAACAGAAAAGACCGGGCAATACATTCTACTCATCCGTATAGAACCCGAAGGGTTCTGTTTTGCCGCTTATAATCCGGCTGTAAACGGGTCGTTTACCTCTTACCGCATACCGGTAAATAAAAACGAAGATCTTTTAAAAGTACTCGAAGAAGCGGTTTATGAGGATCCTGTATTATTATGTCCGTTCCAAAAAATCTATATCCTCTTGCAAACGGAACGGTTTACTTTCGTTCCGCAAATACTGGAAACCGAAGGTGAAACTGAGCCTTATTATCATTACTGCCACACCGAAAAAGAAGAAAATATTCTCGAAAATCGATTGGAAAAAAACGGTATTTATAATCTCTTCGGTATAGATAAAGATTTATACGCGTTTCTTCAGCGGACCTTCGATAATCCAATGATTCTTCATCATCTGAGTCCGCTTTGCGAATACTTTTATACCAAAAGCCGTTTAGGAAACAATGGAAAAATGTATGTAAACTTACAAAAAAAGCAAATCGATATTTTATGTTTCAATAAAAAAGGCCTCCTTTTAGCCAATACTTTTCCGTACGAACACATAAACGATGGAGCTTATCATATTCTGAATGTTTGGCAACAAATCGGGTTAGACCAAATGAGAGATGAAGTGCAATTAGCCGGAGAAAGCGAACCAAAAAAAATGATCACCCATATCCTACAGGAATATATCAGTTATGTTATTCCTTCGGTATTCCCAGCTCAATTATTTAAAATGGGTAAAGGAACCATGGGAGTCCCTTTCGACATGATTATTACTCCATTAAGCGGATTATGA